In one window of Pieris brassicae chromosome 10, ilPieBrab1.1, whole genome shotgun sequence DNA:
- the LOC123715301 gene encoding diphosphoinositol polyphosphate phosphohydrolase 2, which yields MVKEKPNSIRIYDDEGFRRRAACICVRSDAETEVLLVTSSRRPDNWIVPGGGVEPEEEPSVTAMREVLEEAGVIGKLGRCLGVFENREHKHRTEVYVMTVTQELAEWEDSRLMGRKRQWFSIDDALAQLALHKPIQRHYLQQLKRSKQTKPDDS from the exons atggtgaaggaaaagcCTAATTCAATACGGATCTACGACGACGAGGGGTTCAGACGGCGCGCTGCTTGCATATGCGTACGGTCTGACGCCGAAACGGAG GTGTTGTTAGTGACATCGTCGCGCCGGCCTGACAACTGGATTGTTCCCGGCGGCGGGGTTGAGCCGGAGGAAGAACCCTCTGTGACGGCAATGCGGGAGGTTCTAGAGGAAGCTGGCGTTATTGGAAAGCTTGGCCGTTGTCTTGGTGTTTTCGAA AACCGCGAACACAAGCACAGGACTGAAGTATACGTGATGACCGTAACACAGGAGTTGGCGGAGTGGGAGGACTCCCGTCTAATGGGGCGCAAACGACAGTGGTTCTCAATCGACGACGCTCTCGCCCAGCTAGCGCTACACAAGCCAATTCAACGGCATTATTTACAACAGCTCAAGCGATCCAAACAGACCAAGCCGGACGACAGCTAA
- the LOC123715300 gene encoding coiled-coil and C2 domain-containing protein 2A, translating into MKKDTAFLTLRITTSLCNLGGLRFYNQPWDTDGHILRHLNNFVTEYLNVFPARNLSLTFIDSTGRHKCVTEFLQPLPLPEIRLSDTKSMGPSSRSSMPKIHAFDLTDISQMVNLALRYVSLIPTYEVIQTHVVTLRGIELLKVLYGSPLDHTLILASYLIALGIKCYVAIGYGLPRGLSSYVLLKNNGRRIVMASDREKTGFFNKEEYDVSVFDAVNGEKHDIRDVGCPLKTVNFVFDHENIWVNIQSYQDCENLSFDFTKTSNWRTVFDKTTFVLKQTALTTYMYNPPFDVTDLRNNLETKIKEKIQKWRWNVKTVWNRYLSNILRESLTHWEYWSFNTNDVKPAPGDTMKQLMASYKIFGFPINIPYVNTKSVISRVKSTMIHVNDDPYAEFGLAVEVYAYPNNVLSVWIFLASMSRI; encoded by the exons ATGAAGAAAGACACTGCTTTTCTTACTCTTCGGATTACAACAAGTCTTTGCAATTTGGGCGGGCTGCGATTTTATAACCAGCCATGGGATACTGATGGCCATATTTTgcgacatttaaataatttcgtaACAGAATATCTCAATGTATTTCCAGCAAGAAACCTGTCTCTCACTTTCATAGACAGTACTGGGAGACATAAATGTGTAACGGAGTTCCTTCAGCCTCTGCCCCTGCCAGAGATTAGATTAAGCGATACAAAATCAATGGGACCTTCTTCAAGGAGTTCTATGCCGAAGATACATGCTTTCGACCTAACCGATATATCGCAAATGGTGAATTTAGCTCTTCGCTACGTATCGTTAATTCCTACCTATGAAGTTATTCAAACTCATGTCGTTACTCTTCGTGGGATC GAACTATTGAAAGTTCTTTATGGATCGCCGCTAGACCATACCTTAATTTTAGCGAGCTACTTAATTGCGTTAGGTATCAAATGCTATGTGGCCATAGGTTACGGGCTGCCTCGAGGTCTCAGTAGTTATGTTTTGCTTAAAAATAATGGTCGTAGGATTGTAATGGCCTCCGATAGAGAAAAAACAgggttttttaataaagaagaatATGATGTATCCGTTTTCGACGCAGTTAATGGTGAAAAACACGATATAAGGGATGTCGGTTGTCCTCTGAAAACcgttaattttgtatttgatCATGAAAAT atTTGGGTGAATATACAATCATATCAAGATTGTGAGAATTTGTCGTTCGATTTTACGAAAACTTCTAACTGGCGAACG gtttttgataaaactacatttgtattaaaacaaacGGCTCTCACGACTTACATGTACAACCCACCGTTTGATGTAACAGACTTGAGAAATAATTtggaaactaaaattaaagaaaaaatacagaaatggAGATGGAATGTCAAAACTGTGTGGAACAG GTATTTAAGCAACATCCTGCGAGAATCTTTAACACACTGGGAATATTGGagttttaatacaaatgaCGTAAAACCTGCACCCGGTGACACAATGAAGCAATTAATGGCTTCGTATAAG ATTTTTGGATTCCCGATAAATATACCCTACGTCAACACAAAATCGGTGATATCAAGGGTAAAATCTACAATGATACACGTGAACGACGACCCTTACGCCGAATTCGGGTTGGCCGTAGAAGTGTACGCCTATcctaataatgttttaagtgTGTGGATATTTCTTGCCAGCATGtctagaatataa